The Sphingomonas alpina genome has a segment encoding these proteins:
- a CDS encoding AsmA family protein has translation MADLDEPVTIPSVQEPDPAAAPQVKDPVVPWYWRRYRKHTPLGWIGRILLGLLAAILLAWAILFITKGRFLKHSFERIASQSTHRTVKVAGDFQFYFNPINLKFVAEGLSVSNPDWAGPRNFFEAKRIDLRGAVVPFLFSGTRRINRLELDGARVDMEWDKAHQHNSWTFGTGKGKPFELPLIRSATVTGTQVRYRDPRQQLAADIVIETAKATDSRFASAIRLNGTGTARTTPFAVTGALLSPNATITGGENQLMLHFDAARTKLDVVGTLPGATELEGSKLRVTARGGNLADLLAVIGVAIPETRTYKLNSALTKAGNEWRFTGLNGFFGDSDIAGTLTVALKEPRLLLTATLATRKLDIIDVAPFIGYNPDLVAAKGAAGAITRVGGTPRLLPDAKLRVDALRNFDADVRYTVRTLRARSLPVSNIALTLGLDNSLLTLSPLTFDMARGHVASDITINARRAAVVTDYDIRLSPTPLGVLLAGWGVEESGTTGTVKARIKLTGTGDTVHDSLSNANGRVAIILPKGSFWTRNIQLSELDLGTFVYKLFQGKLKEPVQINCGLIGFTVRNGIAAADPILIDTQKNVMIGRGGFSFRNEALDIAFRADGKKFSLISAQSPVGIGGYFAAPAINPISPQLVERAGVGLGLSLVATPLAGVLAFVDVGDAKSAACGPVLSGATAKAQTTTKGKPRDDVGRGTTAKAEDGKRSNAEKKGQKKKFLGIF, from the coding sequence ATGGCCGACCTTGATGAACCCGTAACGATCCCGTCCGTGCAAGAGCCGGACCCCGCTGCGGCGCCTCAAGTAAAGGACCCCGTCGTGCCATGGTACTGGCGGCGGTACCGCAAGCACACACCGCTCGGCTGGATCGGGCGTATCCTGCTCGGCCTGCTCGCAGCGATTTTGCTGGCCTGGGCGATCCTGTTCATTACCAAGGGTCGCTTCCTGAAGCATAGCTTCGAGCGCATCGCGAGCCAGTCGACACATCGCACGGTCAAGGTCGCTGGGGATTTCCAATTCTATTTCAACCCGATCAACCTGAAATTCGTCGCTGAGGGGCTGAGCGTCTCGAACCCGGACTGGGCCGGCCCACGCAATTTCTTCGAAGCGAAGCGGATCGATCTGCGCGGCGCGGTCGTGCCGTTTCTCTTTTCAGGCACGCGACGGATCAACCGGCTCGAACTCGACGGCGCGCGTGTCGATATGGAATGGGACAAGGCACACCAGCACAACAGCTGGACGTTCGGCACCGGCAAGGGCAAACCGTTCGAATTGCCGCTGATCCGCAGCGCGACGGTGACCGGCACGCAGGTCCGCTATCGCGACCCGCGCCAGCAGCTCGCGGCCGACATCGTGATCGAGACCGCAAAGGCAACCGACAGCCGCTTCGCCAGCGCGATCCGCCTGAACGGCACCGGCACCGCACGCACCACGCCTTTCGCGGTGACCGGCGCCTTGCTGTCGCCCAATGCGACCATCACCGGCGGCGAGAATCAGCTGATGCTGCATTTCGATGCCGCCCGGACCAAGCTCGATGTCGTCGGCACGCTGCCCGGCGCGACCGAGCTTGAAGGATCGAAGCTGCGTGTCACTGCGCGCGGCGGCAATCTGGCCGATTTGCTGGCGGTGATCGGCGTCGCAATCCCCGAAACGCGGACCTACAAGCTCAACTCGGCGCTCACCAAAGCGGGCAATGAATGGCGCTTCACCGGGCTGAACGGCTTTTTCGGCGACAGCGATATCGCCGGCACGCTGACCGTGGCGCTGAAGGAACCGCGCTTGCTGCTCACCGCGACGCTGGCGACGCGCAAGCTCGATATCATCGATGTCGCACCGTTCATCGGTTACAACCCTGACCTCGTCGCGGCAAAGGGCGCTGCGGGCGCGATCACCCGGGTTGGCGGGACGCCGCGCCTGTTGCCCGATGCGAAGCTTCGGGTCGATGCGCTGCGCAATTTCGATGCCGATGTCCGCTATACGGTGCGCACCTTGCGCGCGCGCAGCCTGCCCGTCTCGAACATCGCGCTGACCCTGGGGCTCGACAACAGCCTGCTCACTTTGTCACCGCTGACCTTCGACATGGCGCGCGGCCATGTCGCGTCGGATATCACAATCAATGCGCGGCGGGCGGCAGTGGTGACCGATTACGATATCCGATTGTCGCCGACCCCGCTTGGCGTGCTGCTCGCCGGCTGGGGTGTCGAGGAATCAGGCACCACCGGTACGGTCAAAGCGCGGATCAAGCTGACCGGCACTGGCGATACCGTGCACGATTCGCTCAGCAACGCGAACGGACGGGTTGCGATCATCCTGCCCAAGGGCAGTTTCTGGACGCGCAATATCCAGCTTTCCGAACTCGATCTCGGCACCTTCGTATACAAATTGTTCCAGGGCAAATTGAAGGAACCGGTGCAGATCAATTGCGGGTTGATCGGTTTCACCGTCAGGAACGGCATCGCCGCCGCCGACCCGATCCTGATCGACACGCAGAAGAATGTGATGATCGGGCGCGGCGGATTCAGCTTCAGGAACGAGGCGCTCGACATCGCCTTTCGCGCCGACGGCAAGAAGTTCAGCCTGATCTCCGCTCAATCGCCGGTCGGCATTGGCGGCTATTTCGCCGCCCCCGCAATCAACCCGATCAGTCCGCAACTGGTCGAGCGCGCCGGTGTGGGGTTGGGGCTGAGCCTGGTGGCGACGCCGC
- the rpmI gene encoding 50S ribosomal protein L35 gives MPKLKTKSGVKKRFKLTATGLLKHGVAGKRHRLLHHNGKYIRQNRGTKVLSKADTATVKAWAPYGLG, from the coding sequence ATGCCCAAACTCAAGACGAAGAGCGGCGTCAAAAAGCGCTTCAAGCTCACTGCTACTGGTTTGTTGAAGCACGGCGTTGCCGGCAAGCGTCACCGCCTGCTGCATCACAACGGCAAATATATCCGCCAGAATCGCGGCACCAAGGTGCTGTCCAAGGCCGATACGGCAACGGTTAAGGCCTGGGCGCCTTACGGTCTCGGTTGA
- the rplT gene encoding 50S ribosomal protein L20 — translation MARVKRGVTTHAKHKRVLEQAKGFYGRRKNTIRIARQAVEKAGQYAYRDRKVKKRSFRALWIQRINAAVRVEGLTYGTFMHGLKLAGVDLDRKVLADIAMHEGAAFSAIIAQAKAALPQAA, via the coding sequence ATGGCACGCGTCAAACGGGGTGTAACCACCCACGCCAAGCACAAGCGGGTACTTGAACAGGCGAAGGGCTTTTACGGCCGTCGCAAGAACACGATCCGCATCGCCCGCCAGGCCGTCGAAAAGGCCGGGCAATACGCCTATCGCGACCGCAAGGTTAAGAAGCGTTCGTTCCGCGCGCTGTGGATTCAGCGCATCAACGCGGCCGTCCGCGTCGAGGGCCTGACCTATGGCACGTTCATGCACGGCCTGAAGCTCGCCGGCGTCGATCTCGACCGCAAGGTCCTGGCCGACATCGCGATGCACGAAGGTGCGGCGTTTAGCGCCATCATCGCTCAGGCGAAGGCGGCTCTGCCCCAGGCCGCCTGA
- a CDS encoding GNAT family N-acetyltransferase, with amino-acid sequence MITLHAMTDADFAWLLGETPARADGLTQCDGGIGPVEVTALMRDVTRSVAATTDRPVAWMIADGDMVVGMTSFTKQGSDGRYEIGYGVAPAHEGRGVMTRAIAALLPILRADGHSGLTAETSVDNPGSQRVLDKNGFVRTGTRDDPEDGALITWANDLTSNGTPA; translated from the coding sequence ATGATCACACTCCACGCCATGACCGACGCTGATTTCGCCTGGCTGCTCGGCGAAACGCCGGCGCGTGCCGATGGCCTGACTCAGTGCGACGGCGGCATCGGGCCGGTCGAGGTGACCGCCCTGATGCGCGATGTGACCAGAAGCGTTGCCGCGACTACCGATCGCCCGGTTGCGTGGATGATCGCCGATGGTGACATGGTGGTCGGCATGACCAGTTTCACAAAGCAGGGAAGCGACGGCCGGTACGAGATCGGTTACGGTGTCGCGCCGGCGCATGAAGGGCGCGGCGTGATGACGCGCGCGATCGCGGCATTGTTGCCGATCCTGCGTGCCGATGGTCATTCCGGCTTGACCGCCGAGACCAGCGTGGACAATCCGGGCTCGCAGCGCGTGCTCGACAAGAACGGCTTTGTTCGAACCGGTACGCGTGACGATCCCGAAGACGGCGCGCTCATCACCTGGGCGAACGACCTGACCAGCAATGGAACACCCGCATGA
- the pheS gene encoding phenylalanine--tRNA ligase subunit alpha, with translation MTDLARIQHDLLAAIDAADGLDGLESVRVSALGKQGSVTALLKTLGGMSPDERLVQGPRIQGLREAVTTALAERKALLERAVLDARLARETIDMTLPADALPAGTIHPVSQVMDELAEIFADLGFAVATGPEIEDDWYNFSALNIPETHPARAMHDTFYFPEGGEGEKKMLLRTHTSPVQIRAMQAAGGDKPIRIIAPGRTYRSDSDATHTPMFHQIEGLVIDKGITLGHLKWTLETFLRAFFERDDVVLRLRPSYFPFTEPSAEIDVGYTLVNGKRVIGGSEGWMEVLGSGMVHRKVIAAGGYDPDLWQGFAFGCGIDRLAMLKYGMDDLRAFFDGDARWLKHYGFSALDVPTLSGGVGA, from the coding sequence ATGACCGATCTCGCCCGGATTCAACACGACCTGCTGGCCGCGATCGATGCGGCCGATGGCCTGGATGGACTCGAATCAGTGCGCGTCAGCGCTCTCGGCAAGCAGGGCTCGGTCACGGCCTTGCTCAAGACGCTGGGCGGCATGTCGCCGGACGAGCGGCTGGTGCAGGGGCCGCGGATTCAAGGGCTGCGCGAGGCGGTGACCACTGCGCTGGCTGAACGCAAGGCGCTGCTCGAACGAGCGGTGCTCGATGCACGGCTGGCGCGCGAGACGATTGACATGACCTTGCCGGCGGATGCGCTGCCGGCCGGCACGATCCATCCGGTCAGCCAGGTGATGGACGAACTGGCGGAAATCTTCGCCGATCTCGGCTTTGCGGTCGCGACCGGGCCTGAGATCGAGGACGACTGGTATAATTTCAGCGCGCTCAACATCCCGGAGACGCATCCGGCGCGAGCGATGCACGACACCTTCTATTTCCCCGAGGGTGGCGAGGGTGAGAAGAAGATGTTGCTTCGCACGCACACTTCGCCGGTACAGATCCGTGCGATGCAGGCGGCGGGCGGTGACAAGCCGATCCGCATCATTGCGCCCGGCCGCACCTATCGCTCGGACAGCGACGCCACGCACACGCCGATGTTCCATCAGATCGAGGGGCTGGTGATCGACAAGGGCATCACGCTTGGCCATCTCAAATGGACGCTGGAGACATTCCTCAGGGCATTCTTCGAGCGCGACGATGTCGTGCTTCGCCTCCGCCCGAGCTATTTCCCCTTCACCGAACCCTCGGCGGAGATCGATGTCGGATACACTCTGGTCAATGGCAAGCGCGTGATCGGTGGCTCGGAAGGCTGGATGGAAGTGTTGGGCAGCGGCATGGTTCACCGCAAGGTGATTGCTGCTGGCGGCTATGATCCCGATCTGTGGCAGGGCTTCGCGTTCGGCTGCGGCATCGACCGGCTGGCGATGCTCAAATACGGCATGGACGATCTGCGCGCGTTCTTCGACGGCGATGCGCGCTGGTTGAAGCATTATGGGTTCTCGGCGCTGGACGTGCCCACGCTGAGCGGGGGAGTCGGCGCATGA
- the pheT gene encoding phenylalanine--tRNA ligase subunit beta, which yields MKFTLSWLHEHLDTTASLDAIVEALTRVGLEVEGVENPGEKLATFKVAKVLSAERHPQADKLQVLSVDAGDGPMQVVCGAPNARAGLVGVFGAPGTYVPGSDITLKVAEIRGVVSNGMMCSTRELELGDDHDGIIELPADAPVGTPYPDYVGLNDPVIDVSVTPNKQDCMGVRGIARDLAAAGLGTLKPLKVDALTGTGEGPQVGTDDPEGCPAFFGQTVSGVTNGAAPAWMQARLKAIGQKPISALVDITNYVMFDLGRPLHVYDRATLTGKLVARRARDGEQVLALNGKTYTLDATMTVIADEAQVHDIGGIMGGEHSGASETTTEVLIECAYFDPDHIARTGQKLGLTSDARQRFERGVDPAFLDDGIAIATRLITEICGGTASQVTRAGSPPDTARTIVYDPARAETLGGLAVAPERQKAILESLGFTVSPDWKVGVPSWRRDVEGYPDLVEEVIRIEGIDNVPSTPLERLPGVAKPTATPEQKLERRVRRAAAARGLDEAVTWSFLSEAEAAPFGGGRWSLANPISEDLKVMRPTLLAGLLSAAARNLKRGQQSVRLFEVGRRYLADAERPTLGVILAGNARPRGWRGGKAAGFDAFDAKAEALALLAAAGAPVDNLQVFGEAGDAWHPGQSGTLRLGPKTVLAAFGMVHPIVLKAFDLDGAVAGVELYLDAIPPKRATGFMRPAYAPPALQAVTRDFAFLVPADLAADALVRAVKGADKAAITAARLFDVFTGAGVEDGKKSLAVEITLQPSAKSFTDEELKAVADKVVAAAAKLGAILRG from the coding sequence ATGAAGTTCACCCTGAGCTGGTTGCACGAGCATCTCGACACCACTGCCTCGCTCGACGCGATCGTCGAGGCCCTGACGCGTGTCGGCCTCGAAGTCGAAGGCGTGGAAAATCCGGGCGAGAAGCTTGCCACGTTCAAGGTCGCGAAGGTGCTGAGCGCCGAGCGTCATCCCCAGGCCGATAAATTGCAGGTCCTGTCGGTCGATGCCGGTGACGGCCCGATGCAGGTGGTGTGCGGAGCGCCCAACGCGCGCGCCGGGCTGGTCGGCGTGTTCGGCGCGCCCGGTACCTATGTGCCGGGCAGCGACATCACGCTGAAGGTCGCGGAGATTCGCGGCGTCGTGTCGAACGGGATGATGTGTTCGACCCGCGAGCTGGAGTTGGGTGACGATCATGACGGGATCATCGAGCTGCCCGCCGATGCGCCGGTCGGCACGCCCTATCCCGATTACGTGGGGCTCAACGATCCGGTGATCGATGTCAGCGTCACGCCCAACAAGCAGGATTGCATGGGTGTGCGCGGCATTGCGCGCGATCTCGCCGCGGCGGGCTTGGGCACGCTCAAGCCACTCAAGGTCGATGCGCTGACCGGCACCGGCGAAGGGCCGCAGGTCGGCACCGACGATCCCGAAGGCTGCCCCGCTTTCTTCGGCCAGACCGTGTCGGGCGTGACCAACGGCGCGGCACCGGCGTGGATGCAGGCGCGTTTGAAGGCGATCGGGCAGAAGCCGATCTCCGCTTTGGTCGACATCACCAATTATGTGATGTTCGACCTCGGCCGGCCGCTGCACGTCTATGACCGCGCGACGCTGACCGGCAAGCTGGTCGCGCGCAGGGCGCGTGACGGTGAGCAGGTGCTGGCGCTCAACGGCAAGACCTATACGCTCGACGCGACCATGACGGTGATCGCCGACGAAGCGCAGGTGCATGACATTGGCGGCATCATGGGCGGCGAGCATTCAGGCGCGTCGGAGACGACGACCGAAGTGCTGATCGAATGCGCCTATTTCGATCCCGACCATATCGCGCGTACCGGGCAGAAGCTCGGCCTGACCAGCGATGCACGGCAGCGTTTCGAACGCGGCGTCGATCCGGCGTTCCTCGATGACGGCATTGCCATTGCAACGCGGTTGATCACCGAGATTTGCGGCGGGACTGCGAGCCAGGTCACGCGCGCTGGCTCGCCGCCCGATACGGCACGGACCATCGTCTATGATCCCGCTCGTGCGGAAACGCTCGGCGGCCTTGCGGTCGCGCCGGAGCGGCAAAAGGCAATCCTCGAAAGCCTTGGCTTCACCGTTTCGCCCGACTGGAAAGTCGGCGTGCCGAGCTGGCGCCGCGACGTGGAGGGCTATCCCGACCTGGTCGAGGAAGTGATCCGCATCGAGGGCATCGACAATGTCCCCTCGACCCCGCTGGAGCGCCTGCCCGGCGTGGCCAAGCCGACCGCCACGCCCGAGCAGAAGCTCGAGCGCCGCGTCCGCCGCGCCGCCGCCGCGCGTGGTCTGGACGAGGCAGTGACGTGGAGCTTCCTGTCCGAGGCCGAGGCTGCGCCGTTCGGCGGGGGCAGATGGAGCCTGGCCAATCCGATCAGCGAAGACCTGAAAGTGATGCGGCCGACGCTGCTTGCCGGGCTGTTGTCGGCTGCGGCGCGCAACCTCAAGCGCGGGCAGCAAAGCGTGCGCCTGTTCGAGGTCGGGCGGCGCTATCTCGCCGATGCCGAGCGGCCGACTTTGGGCGTGATCCTCGCCGGCAATGCCCGCCCGCGCGGCTGGCGCGGCGGCAAGGCAGCCGGTTTCGACGCATTCGACGCCAAGGCAGAGGCGCTGGCGCTGCTTGCCGCCGCCGGCGCGCCGGTCGACAATCTGCAGGTCTTCGGGGAGGCCGGCGATGCCTGGCATCCCGGCCAGTCCGGTACGCTGCGGCTCGGTCCGAAAACGGTGCTCGCCGCATTCGGTATGGTCCATCCGATCGTGCTCAAGGCCTTCGACCTCGACGGCGCGGTCGCCGGGGTGGAGCTGTATCTCGACGCGATCCCGCCAAAGCGCGCCACTGGTTTCATGCGCCCGGCCTATGCGCCGCCCGCGCTGCAGGCAGTGACGCGCGACTTCGCTTTCCTCGTTCCTGCCGATCTTGCCGCCGACGCTTTGGTCCGTGCGGTCAAGGGCGCCGACAAGGCGGCGATCACCGCGGCGCGGCTGTTCGATGTCTTCACCGGCGCCGGCGTCGAGGATGGCAAGAAGAGCCTGGCGGTCGAGATCACGCTGCAGCCGAGCGCGAAGAGCTTCACCGATGAGGAGTTGAAGGCAGTCGCCGACAAGGTGGTTGCGGCGGCGGCGAAGCTTGGGGCGATTCTGCGAGGGTAA
- a CDS encoding aldose 1-epimerase family protein has product MTETALVQIAGDGLSAAIEPYGAELTWLRDADGRDLMTDADPAFWTGHAPILFPIVGRVSDDVIRVDGAEYPMPKHGFARRTEFALVRQEASRATFRLVDSSDMQDNYPFHFLLEIDFAIVGATLTMTARIGNTGDVAMPASFGWHPAFAWPLPYGLDRADHRIRFEQDEPGQLKQITEAGFLAAEERPSPVEGDTLVLCDTLFDHDALVWNPIRSQRLSYGGSTGPQLDIEFPDTPMLGIWTKPGAHYVCVEPWHGIADPEGYDGEFRAKPGIFELAPREERQIVMRVTLVP; this is encoded by the coding sequence ATGACTGAAACCGCACTCGTCCAGATCGCCGGCGACGGCCTCTCCGCCGCGATCGAGCCCTATGGCGCAGAGCTGACCTGGCTGCGCGATGCCGACGGGCGCGATCTGATGACTGACGCGGATCCGGCCTTCTGGACCGGGCATGCGCCGATCCTGTTTCCGATCGTCGGGCGGGTGAGCGACGATGTCATCCGGGTCGATGGCGCCGAATATCCGATGCCCAAGCACGGCTTTGCACGGCGCACCGAATTCGCCCTGGTCCGGCAGGAAGCATCGCGAGCGACCTTCCGGCTGGTCGACAGTAGCGACATGCAGGACAATTATCCGTTCCATTTCCTGCTCGAAATCGACTTCGCGATCGTCGGCGCCACGCTGACCATGACCGCGCGGATCGGCAATACCGGCGATGTGGCGATGCCGGCGAGTTTCGGCTGGCACCCCGCCTTTGCCTGGCCGCTGCCCTATGGCCTGGACCGCGCCGATCACCGCATCCGGTTCGAGCAGGATGAGCCGGGACAGCTGAAGCAGATCACTGAGGCGGGCTTCCTCGCCGCCGAAGAGCGCCCATCGCCGGTCGAGGGCGACACACTTGTCCTGTGCGATACGCTGTTCGATCATGATGCGCTGGTCTGGAATCCGATCCGGTCGCAGCGGTTGAGCTATGGCGGATCGACCGGGCCGCAGCTCGATATCGAGTTTCCCGACACGCCGATGCTCGGTATCTGGACCAAGCCCGGCGCGCATTATGTCTGTGTCGAGCCGTGGCACGGCATCGCCGACCCCGAAGGTTATGACGGTGAATTCCGCGCCAAGCCCGGCATATTCGAGCTGGCGCCGCGCGAAGAGCGCCAGATCGTGATGCGCGTGACGCTGGTGCCCTGA
- a CDS encoding peptide chain release factor 3 has translation MTTPSDHISDRRTFAIISHPDAGKTTLTEKLLYFGGAIHLAGEVKARGQNRRARSDWMKIEQQRGISVTSSVMTFEKDGLTFNLLDTPGHEDFSEDTYRTLTAVDSAVMVIDAARGIEAQTRKLFEVCRLRSVPIITFVNKVDREGRPPFELLDEIADMLALDVTPMSWPVGMGSDFEGVYDLHANTLSQPEGPSREFMGKALSFTGMDDAALEKVISAPGLATLRDEAELAMGGYGAFDVEAYRAGDLTPVYFGSALKDFGVAELIAALGTHAPGPRPQPAEPAPVLPSRADVTGFIFKVQANMDPNHRDRIAFMRLCSGTFKRGMKLTPTGHGKPIAVHSPILFFAQNRELADEAFPGDIIGIPNHGTLRVGDTMSERADVRFTGLPNFAPEILRRVALKDPTKTKQLRKALDDMAEEGVTQVFYPEIGSNWIIGVVGQLQLEVLLSRLEAEYKVDAGLEMAPFDTARWVSAENPADLKAFMDVNRNAMAKDRDNNPVYLAKTAWDVGYVSDRYPKVKFAATRER, from the coding sequence ATGACGACCCCTTCCGACCATATCTCCGATCGGCGCACCTTTGCGATCATTTCGCATCCCGACGCCGGCAAGACCACGCTGACTGAAAAGCTGCTCTATTTCGGCGGTGCGATCCATCTCGCCGGCGAAGTGAAGGCGCGCGGGCAGAACCGGCGCGCGCGCTCCGACTGGATGAAGATCGAGCAGCAGCGCGGCATTTCGGTCACCTCGTCGGTGATGACCTTCGAGAAGGACGGGCTGACCTTCAACCTGCTCGATACGCCAGGGCATGAGGATTTCAGCGAGGATACCTATCGCACGCTGACCGCGGTCGATTCCGCGGTGATGGTGATCGACGCGGCGCGCGGCATCGAGGCGCAGACGCGCAAATTGTTCGAAGTGTGCCGGCTGCGCTCGGTGCCGATCATCACTTTCGTCAACAAGGTCGATCGCGAGGGCCGTCCGCCGTTCGAGCTGCTCGACGAGATTGCCGACATGCTTGCGCTCGACGTGACGCCGATGAGCTGGCCAGTCGGCATGGGTAGCGATTTCGAGGGCGTGTACGATCTTCACGCCAACACGCTGAGCCAGCCCGAAGGGCCGTCGCGCGAGTTCATGGGCAAGGCGCTGTCCTTTACCGGCATGGACGATGCGGCGCTGGAGAAGGTCATTTCCGCGCCTGGTCTTGCGACCTTGCGTGATGAGGCCGAGTTGGCGATGGGCGGCTATGGCGCGTTCGATGTCGAGGCGTACCGCGCCGGCGACCTGACCCCGGTCTATTTCGGCTCCGCGCTGAAGGATTTCGGTGTGGCGGAGCTGATCGCCGCACTCGGCACGCATGCGCCGGGGCCGCGCCCGCAGCCGGCCGAGCCCGCGCCGGTGCTGCCGAGCCGGGCCGACGTCACTGGCTTCATCTTCAAGGTCCAGGCCAATATGGACCCCAATCATCGCGACCGCATCGCATTCATGCGGTTGTGTTCGGGCACCTTCAAGCGCGGCATGAAGCTGACCCCGACCGGGCATGGCAAGCCGATCGCGGTGCATTCGCCGATCCTGTTCTTCGCGCAGAATCGCGAGCTGGCCGACGAGGCGTTTCCGGGCGACATCATTGGCATCCCCAACCATGGCACGCTCAGGGTCGGCGACACGATGAGCGAGCGGGCCGATGTGCGCTTCACGGGCTTGCCCAATTTCGCGCCGGAGATTCTGCGCCGCGTCGCGCTCAAGGATCCGACCAAGACCAAGCAGTTGCGCAAGGCGCTCGACGACATGGCCGAGGAGGGCGTGACTCAGGTCTTTTATCCCGAGATCGGGTCCAACTGGATCATCGGCGTGGTCGGCCAGCTGCAGCTTGAAGTGCTGCTCAGCCGGCTCGAGGCCGAGTATAAGGTCGATGCCGGGCTGGAAATGGCGCCGTTCGACACCGCGCGCTGGGTCTCGGCGGAGAATCCGGCTGACCTCAAGGCGTTCATGGACGTCAATCGCAACGCAATGGCCAAGGACCGCGACAACAACCCGGTTTATCTGGCGAAGACGGCTTGGGACGTCGGCTATGTGTCCGACCGCTACCCCAAGGTGAAGTTCGCCGCGACGCGCGAACGTTAG
- a CDS encoding spinster family MFS transporter → MATKTATAHSRYPAIVLAMLLLVYTFNFLDRQILGILVQPIKAELGLTDTQMGLLGGPAFALLYSTLAIPLALIADRTSRSWVITISLTVWSLFTALCGVATSFWQLFAFRVGVGVGEAGGVAPSYALIADYFPPERRARALGIYSMGIPIGLAGGTLIGAFIAAYVDWRAAFITVGIAGVLIAPIFRWVVKEPKRAAPVAGRAPVSAVFAILARKPSFWLMAFAASMSSLAGYGLAFWVPSLLIRSYHFDLQTTALYFASLLLIGGASGVYLGGLLADRMGRADRGAYAKLPAIAWLITAPLFVAGFLSPSPVIAWCLFLIPNALNILWLGPITTAVQHLVPPHMRATASASFLLINNLIGLGVGSVAIGALSDALTVRFGTEALRYSAVIVACFYLIATVLAFVAVKPLRKDWVDEPAA, encoded by the coding sequence ATGGCGACGAAGACAGCGACGGCCCATTCACGCTACCCCGCCATCGTGCTGGCGATGCTGCTGCTCGTCTACACCTTCAATTTCCTCGACCGGCAGATCCTCGGCATCCTGGTCCAGCCGATCAAGGCCGAGCTCGGCCTGACCGACACGCAGATGGGCCTGCTCGGCGGCCCGGCCTTCGCGCTGCTCTATTCAACCCTGGCGATCCCGCTTGCCCTGATCGCCGATCGCACCAGCCGCTCCTGGGTCATCACCATCAGCCTGACGGTGTGGAGCCTGTTCACCGCGCTGTGCGGCGTGGCGACCAGCTTCTGGCAACTGTTCGCGTTTCGCGTCGGCGTCGGCGTCGGTGAGGCCGGCGGCGTCGCACCATCCTACGCACTGATCGCCGATTATTTCCCGCCCGAACGCCGCGCACGCGCGCTGGGCATCTATTCGATGGGTATCCCGATCGGCCTTGCCGGGGGGACATTGATCGGCGCGTTCATCGCTGCTTATGTCGACTGGCGCGCCGCCTTCATCACGGTCGGCATTGCCGGCGTCTTGATCGCCCCGATCTTCCGCTGGGTGGTCAAGGAACCGAAGCGCGCCGCACCGGTCGCCGGCCGCGCGCCGGTGAGCGCCGTCTTCGCGATCCTCGCGCGCAAACCGAGTTTCTGGCTGATGGCGTTCGCCGCCTCGATGAGCAGCCTGGCCGGCTATGGCCTTGCGTTCTGGGTGCCGTCGCTGCTGATCCGCAGCTATCATTTCGACCTGCAGACCACGGCGCTCTATTTCGCCTCGCTGCTGCTGATCGGCGGCGCGTCCGGCGTGTATCTGGGCGGCCTGCTTGCCGACCGGATGGGGCGCGCCGACCGCGGTGCCTATGCCAAGCTGCCCGCGATCGCCTGGCTGATCACCGCGCCTTTGTTCGTCGCCGGCTTCCTCTCGCCGTCGCCGGTGATCGCGTGGTGCCTGTTTCTCATCCCGAACGCGCTCAACATCCTCTGGCTCGGGCCGATTACGACGGCGGTCCAGCACCTTGTACCGCCGCACATGCGCGCGACGGCATCGGCCAGCTTCCTGCTGATCAACAATCTGATCGGGCTCGGCGTCGGCTCGGTCGCGATCGGCGCATTGTCCGATGCGCTGACCGTGCGTTTCGGGACCGAAGCACTGCGCTATTCAGCGGTGATCGTCGCCTGTTTCTACCTAATCGCAACGGTCCTTGCCTTCGTGGCGGTCAAGCCGCTGCGCAAGGACTGGGTCGACGAACCGGCGGCCTAG